Proteins found in one Candidatus Tisiphia endosymbiont of Beris chalybata genomic segment:
- a CDS encoding heme exporter protein CcmB has translation MKRLIQLIKWEYLIQNRINNLTKYLIIFFLFCAFSLTLINDQENLTKFGVMFSIILLPLALVSCSHIIFTQDLEDGNLELLFTNFTEHEIIISKFLTICFIAISSAMFNMPIIYFFFNIELETFIHMVITLILLLILASALLILIAAIQSYFRSNANLLSVLIMPLLIPSIVLGGIITQNPNNISLAFCMVGINIVLLPIILYLASYLIRNIYNV, from the coding sequence CGTATTAATAACCTTACTAAATATCTAATAATATTTTTCTTATTTTGTGCTTTTAGTCTTACCTTAATCAATGACCAAGAAAATCTTACAAAATTTGGAGTTATGTTTTCTATAATTTTGTTACCGCTAGCGTTGGTGAGTTGTTCACATATTATATTTACACAAGACTTAGAAGATGGAAATCTAGAATTATTATTCACCAATTTTACTGAACATGAAATTATTATCTCGAAATTTCTTACCATTTGCTTTATCGCTATAAGCAGCGCTATGTTTAATATGCCAATAATTTATTTCTTTTTTAATATTGAGCTTGAAACTTTCATTCATATGGTTATTACCTTAATTTTATTATTAATTTTAGCTAGTGCCTTATTAATTTTAATTGCTGCCATTCAAAGCTATTTTAGGTCAAATGCCAATCTATTATCCGTGTTAATTATGCCATTATTAATACCTAGTATCGTACTTGGGGGAATTATTACCCAAAATCCAAACAATATCAGTTTAGCTTTTTGTATGGTTGGCATTAATATAGTACTCTTACCAATTATATTGTATCTCGCATCATATTTAATTCGTAATATTTACAACGTTTAA
- a CDS encoding palindromic element RPE1 domain-containing protein has protein sequence MHNLKIIEEFLGETKSSTAAYIDVREEQRGVSTTKLPIRLGYARGLMKPVVR, from the coding sequence TTGCATAACCTAAAGATAATTGAAGAATTTTTAGGAGAAACGAAGTCGAGTACCGCAGCGTACATAGACGTACGTGAGGAACAAAGAGGAGTTTCGACGACAAAATTACCAATTAGATTAGGTTATGCAAGAGGTCTAATGAAACCGGTCGTTAGATAG
- a CDS encoding DUF2670 domain-containing protein — protein MWLALRRLIAANPMGIFLWSLIAKWYVMIAIASLVVLFWVVTGLAKVGFINYMANSTVEVLETAKAGAQNCTPKLGPTFTDLTNFWKCLGNPPPYIVRDDVTKEKTLEDSFKKILPKDKTVPEMVPYSNPYDTPDTPPNEPPE, from the coding sequence ATGTGGCTAGCCTTAAGAAGACTAATAGCAGCTAATCCTATGGGAATATTTTTGTGGTCTCTCATAGCCAAATGGTATGTGATGATCGCTATTGCCTCTTTAGTAGTGCTATTTTGGGTAGTTACAGGGCTAGCAAAAGTAGGGTTTATAAATTATATGGCAAATTCCACAGTTGAAGTCCTTGAAACCGCTAAAGCAGGGGCACAAAATTGTACTCCAAAATTAGGGCCGACCTTTACTGATTTAACTAACTTTTGGAAATGTTTAGGTAACCCACCCCCATATATAGTTAGAGATGATGTTACTAAAGAAAAAACTTTAGAAGATAGTTTCAAGAAAATATTACCTAAAGATAAAACCGTCCCAGAAATGGTGCCATATAGTAACCCTTATGATACGCCTGATACACCACCAAACGAGCCTCCTGAATAA
- a CDS encoding ankyrin repeat domain-containing protein produces the protein MSNKQDMKANTRGTNGDTSLHEAVRSGNFDQVKELLRDPRTDINRKDTITTEHGLTPLAIAVQRGDLNILQALLERPEIQVNTQDTSGFTPLHRAGRHFINEENSKHQEESLHIISQEARLNIIQALVRHQKINVNVKSIIYGYAPLHMAILDDNVVMVTELFQHQNIDVNVKTTHGRTPLHMAILEDNVKMVTKLLNHPNIEVNTQSTEHGRTPLHMAILEDNAKMVTELLSHPNIDVFVKDKDGDTAFHLLYTQKGPKFNDTIYTKFKDHILRKAEEMNISQLTDLILKVEPPRKLKSTGFVEKRDMTISTLQAKIDKNRQEQQVDQKFRFDHKDPLYSPFVNSSSVQIVHLIKKIKKANPNLKITEILKDQRLLNASSLDLVRKIQKVNNILENNKKLNNLARFVMKRPALQEKELENILKNMQEYISLMKESQDILKPLKQHNIQLSHISTQPPTYATVIKPPLRNDKLQKKKVTFQLPNL, from the coding sequence ATGAGCAATAAACAAGACATGAAAGCAAATACGAGAGGCACTAATGGTGATACTTCTTTACATGAAGCAGTGCGTTCAGGTAATTTTGACCAAGTAAAAGAACTTCTTAGAGACCCACGAACTGATATAAATAGGAAAGATACTATAACTACAGAACATGGTCTTACCCCTTTGGCTATAGCAGTACAGAGAGGTGACTTGAATATATTGCAAGCCCTTCTTGAGCGACCAGAGATTCAGGTAAATACTCAAGACACTAGTGGTTTTACTCCTTTACATCGAGCAGGACGCCATTTCATTAACGAAGAAAATTCGAAACACCAGGAGGAAAGCCTTCACATCATTAGCCAGGAGGCAAGACTTAATATCATTCAAGCCCTCGTTAGACACCAAAAAATTAATGTGAATGTTAAAAGCATTATATATGGCTATGCTCCTTTACACATGGCTATACTTGATGATAATGTTGTGATGGTGACAGAACTCTTTCAGCACCAAAACATTGATGTGAATGTTAAAACTACACACGGCCGTACTCCTTTACACATGGCAATACTTGAGGATAATGTTAAGATGGTAACAAAACTCCTTAACCATCCAAACATTGAGGTAAACACTCAAAGCACTGAACATGGCCGTACTCCTTTACACATGGCAATACTTGAGGATAATGCTAAGATGGTAACAGAACTCCTTAGCCATCCAAACATTGATGTGTTTGTTAAAGATAAAGATGGTGATACCGCTTTCCACTTATTATATACTCAAAAGGGACCCAAATTTAACGACACAATATACACTAAATTTAAAGATCATATCCTAAGAAAGGCTGAGGAGATGAATATTTCTCAATTAACTGATTTGATTTTAAAAGTAGAGCCCCCGCGAAAGTTGAAATCCACCGGTTTTGTGGAGAAGCGAGATATGACAATTTCTACGTTACAAGCTAAAATTGATAAAAACCGTCAAGAACAGCAAGTTGATCAGAAGTTTCGGTTTGATCATAAGGATCCTCTTTATAGTCCATTTGTTAATTCTAGTTCAGTACAAATTGTTCATCTAATTAAAAAGATAAAAAAAGCCAACCCTAATCTAAAGATTACAGAAATATTAAAAGATCAGCGTCTTTTAAATGCTTCATCACTAGATTTGGTACGTAAAATCCAAAAAGTAAACAATATACTTGAGAATAATAAGAAACTTAATAACCTAGCTAGGTTTGTGATGAAGCGACCAGCATTGCAAGAGAAAGAATTAGAAAACATTCTTAAAAATATGCAAGAATATATCTCTCTCATGAAAGAGAGCCAAGACATTCTAAAACCCCTGAAGCAGCATAATATACAACTATCTCATATCTCTACTCAGCCCCCAACATATGCAACGGTTATTAAACCACCCCTGAGGAACGATAAGCTGCAGAAGAAGAAGGTGACTTTTCAACTGCCTAATTTGTAA
- the petA gene encoding ubiquinol-cytochrome c reductase iron-sulfur subunit produces MSNPEDYNKTTRRDFITLSATSMVAVGAMCSAWPLIDSFNPSADVLAISSIEVDLSKIQPGQTLTVKWQGKPIFITNRSQDKINEARNTKLSELIDPEPDQDRVKAGHDNWLVTIGICTHLGCVPLANQGDYDGWFCPCHGSHYDSSGRIRKGPAPLNLAIPPYEFISDTKIKIG; encoded by the coding sequence ATGTCTAATCCTGAAGATTATAATAAAACAACTCGGCGTGATTTCATAACTCTCTCCGCTACTAGTATGGTTGCTGTAGGAGCAATGTGTAGTGCTTGGCCACTGATTGATTCATTTAATCCTTCAGCAGATGTTTTAGCCATATCCTCAATAGAGGTAGATTTATCTAAAATACAACCTGGCCAAACTCTTACTGTGAAATGGCAGGGAAAACCAATTTTTATTACTAACAGAAGCCAGGACAAAATTAATGAAGCGAGAAACACTAAGCTTTCTGAATTAATAGACCCTGAGCCTGATCAGGATCGGGTCAAAGCGGGGCATGATAATTGGTTAGTTACAATAGGAATTTGTACCCATTTAGGTTGCGTGCCTCTGGCTAATCAAGGCGATTATGATGGCTGGTTCTGTCCTTGCCATGGTTCTCACTATGATTCTTCAGGACGAATCCGTAAGGGGCCTGCCCCCCTAAATTTAGCGATTCCTCCTTATGAATTTATCTCTGATACTAAGATCAAAATCGGATAA
- a CDS encoding cytochrome b/b6, translating into MTQGDYPKKANSISAAIIEWVDYRLPIFSFIKHLGEYRTPKNLSYLWNLGSIAGIALLIQIITGIILAMHYTPHVDHAFDSVEKIMRDVNYGWLLRYIHSVGASMFFVAVYLHIARNLYYGSYKKPRELLWHIGIIIFLMMMATAFMGYVLPWGQMSYWGATVITNLFSAIPVIGKNVVNWLWGGFSVDNPTLNRFFALHYLLPFIIVALVILHLVALHIHGSNNPKGIEVTSPNDTIPFHPYYTVKDFVGFGFYFLIFAFFIFYQPNYLGHPDNYIPANPLVTPAHIVPEWYFLPFYAILRAIPSKLGGVVLMFSSILVLFILPWLDTSAVRSANYRPIFRVAFWLFMLNCLLLGYLGGQPAEEPYITLSRLASTYYFFHFLVLLPLIGKYEKPLPLPYHL; encoded by the coding sequence ATGACTCAAGGCGATTATCCCAAGAAAGCCAATTCAATATCTGCTGCTATAATAGAATGGGTAGATTATAGACTGCCTATTTTTTCTTTTATCAAACATTTAGGTGAGTACCGCACACCCAAAAATTTAAGTTATTTATGGAATTTAGGGTCAATCGCTGGCATTGCTTTATTAATTCAAATCATCACTGGTATTATCCTAGCTATGCATTATACTCCGCATGTTGACCATGCGTTTGATAGTGTTGAAAAAATTATGCGCGATGTCAATTATGGGTGGCTATTACGCTATATCCATTCCGTAGGCGCCTCTATGTTTTTTGTAGCAGTCTACCTCCATATCGCTCGAAACCTATATTATGGTTCATATAAAAAACCGCGAGAATTATTATGGCATATAGGTATAATAATTTTCCTTATGATGATGGCTACTGCCTTTATGGGATATGTACTTCCTTGGGGACAAATGAGTTATTGGGGAGCAACCGTAATAACTAATTTATTTTCAGCTATACCGGTTATAGGCAAAAATGTTGTTAACTGGCTTTGGGGAGGTTTTTCTGTTGATAATCCTACATTGAACCGATTCTTTGCTTTACATTATTTATTACCTTTTATTATAGTAGCATTAGTTATCTTACATCTAGTAGCGTTGCATATTCATGGCTCCAATAACCCTAAAGGGATTGAGGTTACCAGTCCTAACGATACAATTCCTTTTCATCCTTATTATACTGTCAAAGATTTTGTTGGATTTGGATTTTATTTTTTAATATTTGCCTTTTTTATATTTTATCAACCAAATTACTTAGGGCATCCTGATAATTATATTCCAGCTAACCCATTAGTGACCCCTGCTCATATAGTTCCAGAATGGTATTTTTTACCGTTTTATGCCATCTTACGGGCAATTCCTTCTAAGCTTGGAGGAGTGGTGTTAATGTTTTCTAGTATATTAGTGCTCTTTATTCTACCTTGGCTTGACACTTCTGCAGTAAGAAGTGCAAATTACCGGCCAATTTTTCGAGTTGCATTTTGGTTATTTATGCTCAATTGCTTACTACTTGGATATCTAGGAGGGCAACCAGCAGAGGAACCATATATTACATTGAGCAGATTGGCGTCTACATATTATTTTTTCCATTTTTTAGTTTTGTTACCTTTAATTGGTAAATATGAAAAACCGCTACCTTTACCGTATCACTTATGA
- a CDS encoding cytochrome c1 — protein MKHCLKHFICLLILLSPCIITANEALPQKKVNWPFEGAFGTVNRRAAQRGFQVYKEVCAACHGLYNLYYRNLQDLGFSEAEIKEIAKSYNVQDGPNDLGEMFERPGLPSDHFIRPYPNEQAARAANNGAYPPDLSLIIKARPDGANYLYSLLTGYINPPDHFRLMPGLHYNPYFPGSQLAMPAPLTDGQVTYIDGTEASVEQMAMDVTNFLQWAAEPEMENRKSLGLKVMLFLVVFTIFFVISKKRIWQNVK, from the coding sequence ATGAAGCACTGTTTGAAACATTTTATTTGTTTATTAATTTTACTGAGCCCCTGCATTATTACTGCTAATGAAGCGCTGCCCCAAAAAAAAGTTAATTGGCCATTTGAAGGGGCCTTTGGCACAGTAAATCGAAGAGCTGCCCAGAGAGGGTTTCAAGTCTATAAAGAAGTTTGCGCGGCTTGTCATGGCTTATATAATTTATATTATCGTAATCTGCAAGATCTAGGTTTTTCTGAGGCAGAAATAAAAGAAATAGCAAAAAGTTATAACGTGCAAGACGGACCCAATGACCTGGGTGAAATGTTTGAAAGACCAGGGCTCCCATCTGATCATTTTATCCGCCCCTACCCTAATGAGCAAGCAGCTCGTGCGGCCAATAATGGAGCTTACCCTCCGGATCTATCGCTAATAATCAAAGCACGCCCTGACGGAGCTAATTACCTATATTCTCTGCTCACCGGCTATATTAACCCTCCTGACCATTTTAGATTAATGCCAGGTTTACACTATAACCCTTATTTCCCTGGGAGTCAGCTAGCCATGCCTGCTCCCTTAACTGATGGCCAGGTTACCTATATAGATGGCACTGAGGCGTCGGTAGAACAAATGGCTATGGACGTCACAAATTTCTTACAATGGGCAGCTGAGCCTGAGATGGAAAACCGTAAATCTCTCGGCTTAAAAGTCATGTTATTTTTAGTAGTTTTTACTATTTTCTTTGTTATTTCTAAAAAGAGGATTTGGCAGAATGTTAAGTAA
- the mgtE gene encoding magnesium transporter, giving the protein MQNQSKSILSVHQDQFEEIFEQITDLINNEQVQEAVEMMHKLHYADLADFLDNINYKIYKIILPPLAPRLRPEILVQLSVSSKPLIIQILGVQKSAQLINQLAIEEAVEVIVDLDDITKELILDNLKVEKRQQILEGCTYPEDTVGRVIERNFISFHEDWTVAKAIEFIRHKHIKQDFHAAIITDSKYRPIGIILLSTLLKYGGEESIKKIMGHEFKITDIFTELSELSFIFKQYALTIVPVVNKSGKLIGTVSIDNMIYIIEQQTEKDIMSLGGVHTQDTFYNLFYTVKHRFPWLFVNLITACLTSIIINQFSLTISKLIALASIMPIVASMGGNAGTQAMTVTVRALANKDIHPSNMLKVICKEVMVCGFNGLILALVGALLSLVMLSDPNLSLIFAIAVILNFLIAGLFGSLIPIMLHYLNIDPATGSGVFLTTITDSFGFFTFLTLAYLFLV; this is encoded by the coding sequence ATGCAGAATCAATCCAAAAGCATATTATCTGTTCATCAAGATCAATTTGAGGAAATTTTTGAACAAATTACTGATCTTATTAACAATGAGCAGGTTCAAGAAGCAGTCGAGATGATGCATAAGCTCCATTATGCGGATCTAGCAGATTTCCTTGACAATATTAATTACAAAATTTATAAAATAATCCTTCCTCCTCTTGCTCCTCGCTTAAGGCCTGAGATTTTAGTTCAGCTCAGTGTCAGCAGCAAACCTTTAATCATACAAATCTTAGGGGTGCAAAAAAGCGCTCAACTAATTAATCAGCTAGCGATAGAAGAGGCCGTCGAAGTAATAGTAGATTTAGATGATATTACAAAAGAATTAATATTAGATAATTTAAAAGTAGAAAAAAGACAGCAAATTCTAGAAGGCTGTACCTACCCAGAGGATACAGTCGGTAGAGTAATTGAGCGAAATTTCATCTCGTTTCATGAAGATTGGACTGTAGCAAAAGCAATAGAATTTATTAGGCATAAACATATAAAACAAGATTTTCATGCGGCTATTATAACAGATAGCAAATATCGTCCTATCGGGATCATATTATTAAGCACTTTACTAAAATATGGAGGCGAGGAATCAATAAAAAAGATAATGGGCCATGAGTTTAAAATTACTGATATATTCACTGAATTAAGTGAATTAAGCTTTATTTTTAAACAATATGCTCTAACTATTGTGCCAGTAGTTAATAAGAGCGGGAAATTGATAGGCACTGTCTCAATAGATAATATGATCTATATTATTGAACAACAAACAGAAAAAGATATAATGTCCCTTGGGGGAGTTCATACTCAAGATACATTCTATAACTTATTTTATACAGTAAAACATCGATTTCCTTGGCTATTTGTGAATCTAATTACTGCTTGCCTTACTTCTATAATTATCAATCAATTTAGTTTAACCATTTCTAAACTTATCGCGCTTGCTTCTATCATGCCTATAGTTGCGTCTATGGGAGGGAATGCCGGTACGCAGGCTATGACAGTGACAGTAAGAGCGCTGGCAAATAAAGATATTCATCCTAGTAACATGTTAAAGGTGATTTGTAAGGAGGTAATGGTATGTGGATTTAATGGATTAATATTAGCGTTAGTGGGAGCGTTGCTCAGTTTAGTAATGCTTTCTGACCCAAACTTAAGTCTGATTTTTGCAATTGCTGTTATACTAAATTTTCTAATTGCAGGACTTTTTGGCTCCCTAATACCAATTATGTTACATTATTTAAATATTGATCCTGCTACCGGCTCGGGCGTCTTTCTTACCACTATCACCGATTCATTTGGTTTTTTTACTTTCTTAACTTTAGCTTATTTATTCCTAGTATAA
- a CDS encoding TIGR01459 family HAD-type hydrolase, with amino-acid sequence MTSLTYKHITAIIDEYDAFLFDLWGVVVEGNYNYPGVVDNINYVINKGKKVIFITNAPRNISHLWSKLTAWGINASKEMIISSGELAVNMILNSKEIFAIDKPLIYHLSSNQNDLIKNTQIPTTLNINEANILLLTLHYDEGEKVNLNEIDSLLQTAVNRKTITICANPDLGIMQQGVYRYCAGYFAAKIKQFGGSVIYTGKPYPEIYQLALNKLPNIPKKRILMVGDTFYTDILGANTIGIDSALVLTGNATKFHSQYHVLEEKLEQITIAAHEEKVMPNFVIELGKGQETLTSKFT; translated from the coding sequence ATGACTAGCCTAACTTATAAGCATATTACGGCAATAATCGATGAGTATGATGCGTTTTTATTTGACCTTTGGGGGGTAGTAGTAGAAGGCAATTATAACTATCCAGGAGTGGTGGATAATATTAATTACGTAATTAACAAGGGTAAAAAAGTGATTTTCATTACTAATGCTCCGCGTAATATCTCACATTTATGGTCTAAGCTTACTGCTTGGGGCATTAACGCTAGTAAAGAAATGATTATTAGCTCAGGAGAATTAGCGGTAAATATGATACTTAATAGCAAGGAAATTTTTGCTATTGATAAACCTTTGATATATCATCTTAGTAGTAATCAAAATGACCTAATAAAGAATACCCAGATCCCTACTACCCTTAATATAAATGAAGCTAATATTTTGCTTTTAACGTTACATTATGATGAAGGAGAAAAGGTAAATTTAAATGAAATAGATAGTTTACTACAAACTGCCGTTAACAGAAAAACGATTACTATCTGTGCTAATCCTGATCTTGGAATAATGCAACAAGGAGTATATAGATATTGTGCTGGGTATTTTGCGGCTAAAATAAAGCAATTTGGAGGTTCTGTAATTTATACGGGGAAACCATACCCTGAAATATATCAGCTGGCATTAAATAAACTACCAAATATTCCTAAAAAACGTATTCTAATGGTAGGCGATACTTTTTATACAGATATATTAGGTGCCAACACAATAGGGATTGACTCTGCGTTAGTATTAACAGGGAATGCTACTAAATTTCATAGCCAATACCATGTTTTAGAGGAGAAATTAGAACAGATAACAATCGCTGCTCATGAGGAAAAAGTAATGCCCAATTTTGTCATTGAATTAGGAAAGGGGCAGGAAACGCTTACTTCCAAATTCACTTAA
- the gyrB gene encoding DNA topoisomerase (ATP-hydrolyzing) subunit B: MSEIPQPHMPNEYGADSIKVLKGLEAVKKRPGMYIGDTDDGSGLHHMIYEVVDNAIDESLAGYCDLIEVILNPNGSVTVRDNGRGIPVDIHEEEGISAAEVIMTQLHAGGKFDQNSYKISGGLHGVGVSVVNALSEWLELRIWRNNKEYFVKFKDGAAEAPLVLQGEAIGKKGTEVTFFPSITTFSAIEFNFATIEHRLRELAFLNSGVKILLKDYRFSERQEVVFCFSGGVEAYVKYVDRAKTALHQCITLSTSNTDSGITLELAMNWNDSYHENILCFTNNIRQREGGTHLVAFKAALTRVITTYMENIGYNKKTKVNFIGDDTREGLSCILSVKVPDPKFSSQTKDKLVSSEVRPTVENAVYTKMLEWFEEHPSDAKIIINKIIEAATAREAAKKARELTRRKSALEVSNLPGKLADCQERDPAGAELFIVEGDSAGGTAKQGRDRKFQAILPLRGKILNIERARFDKMLNSDQIGTLITALGTSIGEDFSLAKLRYHKIIIMTDADVDGSHIRTLLLTFFYRHMRQLIDNGYLYIAQPPLYKVKKGNNELYLKNEQALQDHLIKTTLTDALITLNDGTRIIGKELEEIIQGVIKFVRLLDQVSKKFNRQLAECLTIRSLLGRHIFEENTREQIQQALSILNLGDIAPDKTDWQFVVAENNIEFFRFVRGMKESKILLKEQLESLEFTGLAKAFTIIAPIFVNPIKLSIRNQEHDIIFPSNMLDSILENGKKGITIQRFKGLGEMNADQLWETTLDQAKRTLLQIKVHEQDSAEVLFSTLMGDIVEPRRQFIQENALNVMNLDV; encoded by the coding sequence ATGTCCGAGATTCCACAGCCACATATGCCAAACGAATATGGCGCTGATTCTATCAAAGTTTTAAAAGGTCTTGAGGCAGTCAAGAAAAGACCAGGGATGTATATCGGTGATACTGATGACGGGTCAGGACTGCATCATATGATTTATGAAGTTGTGGATAACGCCATAGATGAATCTTTAGCAGGGTATTGTGATCTAATTGAAGTAATATTAAACCCTAATGGCTCAGTTACGGTGCGAGATAATGGACGCGGCATCCCAGTAGATATTCACGAAGAAGAAGGAATATCAGCCGCTGAAGTGATTATGACCCAACTACATGCCGGAGGAAAATTTGATCAAAACTCTTATAAAATATCAGGCGGACTTCATGGTGTTGGAGTGTCAGTAGTAAATGCCTTATCAGAATGGCTAGAGCTAAGAATCTGGCGGAATAATAAAGAATATTTTGTGAAGTTTAAAGATGGAGCAGCTGAAGCCCCACTGGTACTGCAAGGAGAAGCCATAGGTAAAAAGGGCACAGAAGTAACATTTTTTCCTTCTATTACGACTTTTAGCGCCATTGAATTCAATTTTGCTACTATCGAACATAGACTCAGAGAATTGGCGTTTTTAAATTCTGGAGTAAAAATTTTATTAAAAGATTATCGTTTTTCTGAACGCCAAGAAGTAGTATTTTGCTTTTCTGGTGGAGTGGAAGCGTATGTGAAATATGTGGATAGAGCAAAAACGGCATTACATCAATGCATCACTCTTAGTACCAGTAATACAGACTCAGGTATTACCCTTGAATTAGCCATGAATTGGAATGATTCATATCATGAAAATATTTTGTGTTTTACGAATAATATCCGCCAACGCGAGGGTGGGACTCACCTTGTAGCGTTTAAAGCAGCTCTTACCAGGGTCATTACCACTTATATGGAAAATATTGGATATAATAAAAAAACTAAAGTCAATTTTATAGGGGATGACACCAGGGAAGGGTTATCATGTATTTTATCTGTGAAAGTACCCGATCCTAAATTCTCTTCTCAAACTAAAGATAAATTAGTCAGTTCCGAAGTACGTCCTACTGTTGAGAATGCTGTATATACTAAAATGTTGGAATGGTTTGAAGAACATCCAAGTGATGCTAAAATCATTATTAATAAAATTATAGAAGCTGCCACTGCACGAGAAGCCGCTAAAAAAGCGCGAGAATTAACTCGCCGTAAATCTGCTCTTGAAGTTTCAAATTTGCCTGGTAAATTAGCAGACTGCCAAGAAAGAGACCCAGCGGGAGCAGAACTATTTATTGTAGAAGGAGACTCTGCTGGGGGCACCGCTAAGCAAGGGAGAGATAGGAAATTTCAAGCAATTCTACCATTACGCGGTAAGATATTAAATATTGAAAGAGCCAGGTTTGATAAAATGTTGAATTCTGATCAGATAGGAACATTAATCACTGCTCTTGGCACTAGTATAGGAGAAGATTTTTCTCTAGCAAAATTAAGATATCATAAAATAATTATCATGACTGATGCAGATGTGGATGGATCTCATATCAGAACCTTACTACTTACTTTCTTTTATAGGCATATGAGGCAGTTAATTGATAATGGTTATTTATATATAGCGCAACCTCCTTTATATAAAGTCAAGAAAGGCAATAATGAATTATACTTAAAAAATGAGCAAGCATTACAAGATCATTTAATCAAGACTACTCTTACCGATGCTTTGATTACTTTGAATGATGGCACGCGAATTATTGGTAAGGAGCTGGAAGAAATAATACAAGGTGTTATTAAATTTGTGCGCTTACTTGATCAAGTAAGCAAAAAATTTAATAGGCAGCTTGCAGAATGTTTGACTATACGCAGTTTATTAGGAAGACACATATTTGAAGAAAATACTAGAGAGCAGATCCAACAAGCTTTAAGCATTTTAAATCTTGGGGATATTGCCCCTGATAAAACAGATTGGCAATTTGTAGTCGCTGAAAATAATATAGAATTTTTTCGTTTTGTCCGGGGCATGAAAGAGAGCAAAATTCTGTTAAAAGAACAGTTAGAATCGCTAGAATTTACAGGTCTTGCTAAAGCTTTTACTATTATTGCCCCTATATTTGTTAATCCGATAAAATTATCAATTAGAAATCAGGAGCACGATATTATATTCCCAAGTAATATGCTAGATTCTATTTTGGAGAATGGTAAAAAAGGAATAACTATCCAACGTTTTAAAGGGCTTGGAGAAATGAATGCTGATCAATTATGGGAAACAACCTTAGATCAGGCTAAAAGGACATTATTACAAATTAAAGTGCATGAGCAAGATAGTGCGGAAGTACTATTTTCTACCTTAATGGGCGATATTGTTGAACCTAGAAGGCAATTTATTCAAGAAAACGCCTTGAACGTCATGAATCTAGATGTGTAG
- a CDS encoding outer-membrane lipoprotein carrier protein LolA translates to MKSWVKQVIVVLYFLLTITNVNAIQYQGENSKSAITQLKGYLRTIDSIAVDFLQEDLQGNRVEGKLLINKPYRFRCNYYAPFPLLVIGNSNYVAVYDYDMKYVTRIKAQENIFNFLLEDSEDLEKYFKFESAKNYADIFTITIYHNLTEKRSQIIFNKGTGQIQTLKIFEGDNIITITFNHIVKVKKFDEDLFKLKNPDIFGAPKRLTKSDIEKKYIIGN, encoded by the coding sequence ATGAAAAGCTGGGTAAAACAAGTTATTGTCGTGTTATATTTTTTACTCACAATAACTAATGTTAATGCCATCCAATATCAAGGAGAAAACAGTAAGAGCGCTATTACGCAGCTTAAAGGATATTTGCGCACAATAGATTCTATAGCGGTAGATTTTCTTCAAGAAGATTTACAGGGGAATAGGGTAGAAGGTAAATTATTAATCAATAAACCTTATAGGTTTCGTTGTAATTATTATGCTCCTTTTCCTCTACTGGTGATCGGCAATAGTAATTATGTGGCAGTGTATGATTATGATATGAAATATGTGACGCGTATTAAAGCGCAAGAAAATATATTTAATTTTCTGTTAGAAGATAGTGAAGATTTGGAGAAATATTTTAAATTTGAATCAGCAAAAAATTATGCGGATATTTTTACGATCACTATTTATCATAATTTAACAGAAAAACGTAGCCAGATTATTTTTAATAAAGGGACAGGCCAGATACAAACCCTAAAAATATTTGAAGGGGACAACATTATTACTATAACATTTAATCACATTGTTAAAGTAAAAAAATTTGATGAGGATTTATTTAAGCTAAAAAACCCTGATATATTTGGGGCACCAAAGAGGTTAACCAAAAGTGATATTGAAAAGAAATACATTATAGGTAACTAG